One part of the Borreliella afzelii genome encodes these proteins:
- a CDS encoding ATP-binding cassette domain-containing protein, translated as MAIEAINVKFSYKRKEVYSDLNLNIKTPQAYLLLGKNGVGKTTLLKLVSGLLEPLKGQVLFNSLAVFPRDPLNLVNLFFIPEEFSLPGLSLAEYSKALSRFYPNFNKAEFEKYLLDFNLDSSLDLSSASFGQKKKSIIAFSLATNVSYLLFDEPTNSLDIVSKNTFRNVLSSLNDRVIFITGHNVRDLTGVVDYLIIVGEKSILFSNSVSYINKNYKIKTISELNGNELYYEKNKDGFKALYFESSNGAEVVDIEFFFLYVTESKKER; from the coding sequence ATGGCTATTGAAGCTATTAATGTAAAATTTTCCTATAAGAGAAAAGAAGTTTACTCAGATTTAAATTTAAACATTAAGACCCCCCAAGCTTATTTGCTTCTTGGTAAAAATGGAGTTGGAAAAACAACTTTACTTAAACTTGTAAGCGGACTTTTAGAGCCACTAAAAGGGCAGGTTTTGTTTAACTCTTTAGCAGTTTTTCCAAGAGATCCTTTGAATTTAGTGAATTTATTTTTTATTCCTGAAGAATTTTCACTTCCTGGATTGTCTTTGGCTGAATACAGTAAAGCTTTGTCTAGATTTTATCCAAATTTTAATAAGGCAGAATTTGAAAAATATTTATTAGATTTTAATCTCGATAGTTCTCTTGATCTATCTTCAGCTTCTTTTGGACAAAAGAAAAAAAGTATTATTGCATTTTCTCTAGCTACAAATGTTTCTTACCTGTTATTTGACGAGCCAACAAATAGTCTTGATATTGTTTCAAAAAATACCTTTAGAAATGTGCTTTCTAGTTTAAATGATAGAGTAATTTTTATTACAGGCCACAATGTAAGGGATTTGACAGGAGTTGTAGATTATTTAATTATTGTTGGAGAAAAGTCAATTCTTTTTTCCAATTCAGTATCTTATATTAATAAAAATTATAAGATTAAAACTATCAGTGAACTAAATGGAAATGAATTGTATTATGAAAAAAATAAAGATGGGTTTAAAGCACTTTATTTTGAGAGTAGCAATGGAGCTGAAGTTGTTGATATTGAATTTTTCTTTTTATATGTTACTGAAAGTAAAAAGGAGAGGTAA
- a CDS encoding glycosyltransferase family 2 protein, translated as MEDIVHKYKVSVIICFFNSAETLDAMIKDAVNQTLKDKEIILINDGSYDNSLEVAEKYANKYSFIKIFSQKNMGLSASRDKGLSEAQGEYVIYWDSDDSVESTMLEVLYNRAKADNSDIVCSQFYVYFLAINVKRKSLLPFPNYPLTGKEAFKNLLFTVYATFGKKNFVVGTLWDKLIRRELILKNNIRQQNVVFEDIIFVMQIFLKASKVSFVNNYFYTNFQRMGSMSSSISVLHKAKLSLNTIETLLKREGVFNEYQHLYKRFFLQFYYFISFKQIYIIGWNISDKLVYRAYKEKLISVLDEVKCSSEFQDCYEYVKNFGFNEIQILPRIMLKIWNFSSRLYVNFSIFIYNLFIKN; from the coding sequence TTGGAGGATATTGTGCATAAGTATAAAGTTTCTGTTATTATTTGTTTTTTTAATTCGGCTGAAACTCTTGATGCAATGATAAAGGATGCTGTTAATCAGACATTAAAAGATAAAGAAATTATATTAATTAACGATGGTTCTTATGATAATAGCTTAGAAGTAGCAGAAAAATATGCTAATAAGTATAGTTTTATTAAGATTTTTAGTCAAAAAAATATGGGGCTTTCTGCTTCTAGAGACAAAGGTCTTTCTGAGGCCCAAGGGGAATATGTTATTTATTGGGACAGTGATGATTCTGTGGAGAGTACTATGCTTGAAGTTTTGTATAATCGGGCAAAGGCAGATAATTCTGACATTGTTTGTTCCCAATTTTATGTTTATTTTCTTGCAATAAATGTAAAAAGAAAATCCCTTCTTCCTTTTCCTAATTACCCATTAACAGGTAAAGAGGCGTTTAAAAATTTGCTTTTTACTGTTTATGCAACTTTTGGAAAGAAAAATTTTGTTGTTGGAACGCTATGGGATAAATTGATTAGGCGAGAATTAATCTTAAAGAATAATATTCGCCAACAAAATGTAGTATTTGAAGATATAATTTTTGTTATGCAAATTTTTTTAAAAGCCTCTAAGGTTTCTTTTGTAAATAATTATTTTTATACTAATTTCCAAAGAATGGGAAGCATGAGCTCTTCTATTAGTGTTTTGCATAAAGCTAAATTATCTCTTAATACAATAGAAACTTTATTAAAAAGAGAAGGTGTTTTTAACGAATATCAACATTTGTATAAAAGATTTTTCTTGCAATTTTATTATTTTATTTCTTTTAAGCAAATTTATATTATTGGTTGGAATATTTCTGATAAGCTTGTTTATAGGGCTTATAAAGAAAAGCTTATTTCTGTTCTTGATGAGGTTAAATGTTCGTCTGAATTTCAAGATTGTTATGAATATGTAAAAAATTTTGGATTTAACGAAATTCAAATTCTGCCTAGGATTATGTTGAAAATTTGGAATTTTAGCTCAAGACTTTATGTAAATTTTTCTATATTTATTTATAACTTGTTCATAAAAAATTGA
- the pyrH gene encoding UMP kinase, protein MLEIISLGGGVINSNQINIEFIKNFKNFVFKWLLENEKRKIILIVGGGKVAREYQDAYKKINPNFKVSELDEIGIMSTKLNAEFLCKVMNPLCKDKIVTNPLKNFSFKGKILIASGWKSGFSTDYIAVKFAEKFNKKDIINITNVNQVYDKDPKKFKNATAFKKLNWEQLQNIVGQKWNPGLNLPFDPIATKLSSKLGLTLYIVNGNNIENLEKVFNKNNDFLGTVIVK, encoded by the coding sequence ATGCTTGAAATAATAAGTCTTGGAGGAGGAGTAATAAATTCAAATCAAATCAACATAGAATTCATTAAAAACTTTAAAAACTTTGTTTTTAAATGGTTACTAGAAAATGAAAAAAGAAAAATCATTTTAATAGTTGGTGGAGGAAAAGTTGCAAGAGAATACCAAGACGCCTACAAAAAAATAAACCCTAATTTTAAAGTTAGTGAGCTTGATGAGATTGGAATAATGTCAACAAAGTTGAACGCAGAATTTCTGTGTAAAGTAATGAATCCTCTTTGTAAAGATAAAATTGTTACTAATCCTTTAAAAAACTTTTCTTTTAAAGGGAAAATACTAATCGCTTCGGGCTGGAAATCGGGATTTTCAACAGATTACATTGCCGTAAAATTTGCAGAAAAATTTAATAAAAAAGATATTATAAATATAACAAATGTAAATCAAGTTTACGATAAAGATCCAAAAAAATTCAAAAACGCAACGGCTTTTAAAAAATTAAATTGGGAACAATTACAAAACATTGTGGGTCAAAAGTGGAATCCAGGTTTAAATTTACCTTTTGATCCAATAGCAACAAAACTCTCTTCAAAGCTTGGACTTACCCTTTACATAGTAAATGGAAATAATATTGAAAACTTAGAAAAAGTTTTCAACAAAAATAATGATTTTTTGGGCACTGTTATAGTAAAATAA
- a CDS encoding response regulator — MKKRILVIDDNRAIRQSVAYILEQNGFGVSEAKDGLEGVLKFKEAVGQGDKDFDLVITDINMPNLDGIGVIKQIREFGSFVPILVLTTESEQSKVDEGRKAGATGWLVKPFNPEALMKTISKIF, encoded by the coding sequence ATGAAAAAAAGAATTTTGGTTATTGATGATAATAGGGCAATAAGGCAAAGTGTTGCTTATATTTTAGAACAAAACGGTTTTGGAGTCTCAGAAGCAAAGGATGGTTTAGAAGGGGTTTTAAAATTTAAAGAAGCAGTTGGGCAAGGAGATAAAGATTTTGATCTTGTTATTACAGATATTAACATGCCCAATTTAGATGGCATTGGCGTTATTAAACAGATAAGAGAATTTGGCAGCTTTGTTCCGATACTTGTTCTTACCACTGAATCTGAGCAATCTAAGGTTGATGAGGGCCGTAAAGCGGGTGCTACTGGGTGGCTTGTTAAGCCTTTTAATCCTGAAGCTTTAATGAAAACAATTTCAAAAATTTTTTAA
- a CDS encoding BB0569 family chemotaxis protein, protein MDNDNNDFFANDYLATLFYKLEAFDESARHIYSNLSKSIPKLIEKISKDSKDLAFSIDLISNLDLENDSSLNNFIAKIIGALDDFVAYFNSSTTSLESQFSIIRSKVKDIEILENVIEKMKKSSLDMEIMSINTLTVAMRAGKAGGAFSYITSEIKVLTQSMIKQADQLTSKGREVKIGLDRAKNQVYESNTAENKILEEFRDNLMKKIDDFSDGIGSVIALYDDILKVLLEFKFKLVNSISYLQFQDRLTQSLQHLNIMYSNIDVFKFKDISEIQKLKILSIFTDTSKVIVKDVLEKLEKNYTVFEKFIDTSLSSIQTINDLRSDNSLYIDIPKIIEQFSNILSDLLRRIDDVEKNNSNFLNLYYEQVKLIKSLELMFSNISAISTRFQNINIASKIEVVKRSELKAMEGNISEMSKIIKEIDSNITKGIEFLDQIIFFLEKVVKDYDNRFYLEKNYFNKFKKLFMEIKNDILDIKNVAIDNILSYEVFSIEFMEIFEEMKLEVYNVRNLKNSLLDIDNFLSNMESKINFNLNLELSKVGIQSVEIEDKEFVNRIANRFTLFVHKKHLLSLIEEAKDVHSFDEGSVILF, encoded by the coding sequence ATGGATAACGACAATAATGATTTTTTTGCCAATGATTATTTGGCAACCTTATTTTATAAACTTGAAGCTTTTGATGAGAGTGCAAGGCATATTTATTCGAATTTAAGTAAATCAATTCCTAAATTAATAGAAAAAATTTCTAAAGATTCTAAAGATTTAGCTTTTAGTATTGACTTGATTTCTAATCTTGATCTTGAGAATGATTCTTCTTTGAATAATTTCATAGCTAAGATTATAGGAGCATTAGATGATTTTGTTGCTTACTTTAATTCTTCGACAACTTCTCTTGAATCTCAATTTAGTATAATACGGAGTAAGGTTAAAGATATAGAAATACTTGAAAATGTGATTGAAAAAATGAAAAAAAGCTCTCTTGATATGGAAATAATGTCTATTAATACGTTAACAGTTGCTATGAGAGCTGGTAAGGCTGGGGGAGCTTTTTCTTATATTACTAGTGAAATTAAGGTTTTAACTCAATCTATGATTAAACAGGCAGATCAACTTACCAGCAAGGGGCGTGAAGTTAAAATTGGTCTAGATAGGGCTAAAAATCAAGTGTATGAAAGCAATACGGCTGAAAATAAAATTCTTGAAGAATTTAGAGATAATTTAATGAAAAAAATAGATGATTTTTCAGATGGAATAGGAAGTGTTATTGCTCTTTATGATGATATTTTAAAAGTTTTATTAGAATTTAAGTTTAAACTTGTAAATTCTATTTCTTATCTTCAGTTTCAAGATAGGCTAACTCAATCTTTGCAACATTTAAACATTATGTATTCTAATATTGATGTTTTTAAATTTAAGGATATAAGCGAGATTCAAAAATTAAAAATTTTATCAATTTTTACTGATACGTCAAAAGTTATAGTAAAAGATGTTCTTGAAAAGCTTGAAAAAAATTATACTGTTTTTGAGAAATTTATTGATACTTCTCTTAGTTCTATTCAAACTATTAATGATTTAAGGTCTGATAATTCTTTATACATAGATATTCCTAAAATAATAGAACAATTTTCTAACATTTTGTCTGACCTGCTTAGAAGAATTGATGATGTTGAAAAGAATAATTCCAATTTTTTGAATTTATATTATGAACAGGTTAAGCTTATAAAATCATTAGAGCTAATGTTTTCAAATATTTCAGCTATTTCTACCAGGTTTCAAAATATTAATATAGCGTCAAAGATAGAAGTTGTAAAAAGATCGGAACTTAAAGCTATGGAGGGTAATATTTCAGAAATGTCGAAAATTATCAAAGAAATTGATTCTAATATTACCAAGGGAATAGAATTTTTAGATCAAATAATCTTTTTTCTTGAAAAAGTTGTTAAGGATTATGACAATAGATTTTATCTTGAAAAAAATTATTTTAATAAATTTAAAAAATTATTTATGGAAATTAAAAATGATATTCTCGATATTAAGAACGTAGCTATTGATAATATTTTGTCTTATGAAGTTTTTTCAATTGAGTTTATGGAAATATTTGAAGAAATGAAATTAGAAGTTTACAATGTTAGAAATTTAAAAAATTCTCTTTTGGATATAGATAATTTTTTAAGCAATATGGAAAGCAAAATAAATTTTAATCTTAATTTAGAATTATCTAAAGTTGGAATTCAATCTGTTGAAATTGAAGATAAAGAATTTGTCAATAGGATTGCTAATCGATTTACTTTATTTGTTCATAAAAAGCACTTATTATCTTTAATAGAAGAAGCTAAGGATGTTCATTCCTTTGATGAGGGTAGTGTAATTTTGTTTTAA
- a CDS encoding CheB methylesterase domain-containing protein: MKILVIDIQGLIKQVFVRAFSKDNDVEILNAGFNSLNLINVFLQKFPDLVIIDENTARSNFGNSLNNVLNNISLPIVFIAQNEMFPNFGCLEQSKEKVKLIINKLNFKLTVDLFRSKYLSLIKLELKNLGKNKLISSYEVKRIPSPDFSSHSKVELKKDSLDDSSIRKSYRVSDVINFAPKNDPDVVIKYQGLLNKQRTGKIIVVGSSTGGTEALRIFLSSFKKDSPPIIIVQHMPGGFTKSFAKNLNNEFNIDIKEAEDGDILRPGLVIIANGSYHLIVKYGSGNYFVNLLDGPLVSRHKPSVNVLFRSAAMYAGANAIGVILTGMGDDGAICMLEMKKNGAYTIAQDQETSVVFGMPMEAIKIGAVDKILPLSKIADHVLRRS, from the coding sequence ATGAAGATATTAGTAATTGATATTCAAGGACTTATAAAGCAGGTTTTTGTTAGGGCTTTTTCTAAAGATAATGATGTTGAAATATTAAATGCTGGCTTTAATTCTTTGAATCTTATTAATGTATTTTTACAAAAGTTTCCAGACTTAGTTATTATTGATGAGAATACTGCAAGATCTAATTTTGGGAATTCTTTAAACAATGTTCTTAATAATATATCCCTTCCAATTGTATTTATTGCACAAAATGAAATGTTTCCAAATTTTGGATGTCTTGAGCAAAGTAAAGAAAAGGTTAAATTAATAATAAATAAGCTTAATTTCAAGCTTACAGTTGATTTATTTCGCAGTAAGTATTTATCTTTAATAAAGCTTGAGTTGAAAAATCTAGGCAAAAATAAATTAATATCTTCATATGAGGTTAAAAGAATTCCTTCACCCGATTTTTCTAGTCATTCTAAGGTAGAATTGAAAAAAGATAGTTTAGATGATTCAAGTATAAGGAAAAGCTATAGAGTTTCTGATGTTATTAATTTTGCTCCCAAAAATGATCCAGATGTTGTTATTAAATATCAAGGTCTTCTCAATAAGCAGAGAACAGGCAAAATTATTGTTGTGGGCTCTTCAACAGGTGGCACAGAAGCGTTAAGGATTTTTTTAAGCTCTTTTAAAAAGGATTCGCCTCCAATTATTATTGTTCAACATATGCCGGGAGGATTTACAAAATCTTTTGCAAAAAACTTAAATAATGAGTTTAATATTGATATTAAAGAAGCCGAAGATGGAGACATTCTTCGTCCAGGTCTTGTAATAATTGCTAATGGAAGTTATCATTTGATTGTAAAATATGGTAGTGGAAATTATTTTGTCAACTTATTAGATGGACCTCTTGTTAGTAGACATAAGCCTTCTGTAAATGTACTTTTTAGGTCTGCTGCAATGTATGCAGGCGCTAATGCTATTGGTGTTATCCTTACAGGTATGGGAGATGATGGTGCTATTTGTATGCTTGAAATGAAAAAAAATGGCGCTTATACTATTGCCCAAGATCAAGAAACATCTGTTGTTTTTGGTATGCCAATGGAAGCTATAAAAATAGGAGCTGTAGACAAAATCCTTCCTTTAAGCAAAATAGCTGATCATGTTCTAAGGAGATCTTAG